A region of the Apium graveolens cultivar Ventura chromosome 6, ASM990537v1, whole genome shotgun sequence genome:
TAAATGTACAGAGGATACATCATACATACTGATTAAAATTTGATATCCTTGAAAGGAAAACAGAATGAAGATATACGAAACTCATAGTAGCTGTTCATACATTTCATCAGAACCATGTCACAAAATAAATTTTACTTGATATCGACAGGAATGACAAGGGTTTTAAATTTTTTACCATTTTCTTACATGAGATGTTTTTCGCCAGCAATCTGAAATTATTAACCCAATGCAAGTATTGGTTATTCATCATTAAAATAATGAAAATCAATTAGAAATATATATTAGAACATAAGCAGACATGGTTAGGTGCTTATTTATAAAATAGAAAGATGTCGAAGAGTCTATCACATAATTTTGCCATGGAATTAATAGTTATACTGATTTGGAACCTATGATACAAATTTCCAATTTCATTTTTCTAGTAAATGTATATATTAGAGATCAAATATTACATCATGATCTTGTCTCTGGAAATTTTTGCAATTACTTGATTATATCTAGGTAAGATTTGTAAATGTATTGGGAGTGTAAAGCTAAAACAACCATTTATTAAGTTGTTTAATGTTGTATACAAGTATACATGCAGTTTACAGTATTATCATAAATCAATTTTTTCTAGCAAGTATGGCAATTAACTATGGTGGAAGTAATGTGTGACTAAATAAACTTGGTTACAAAGCATTTGGCTCTGGATGTATGTGTTTATTACATCATCTTATTCATGTTGCAGGAATGTTCACTGCAAAAGAAAATATTGGGTTTCTGAACAATAGAGGACATTAAAGAACCTAATCTAAATTCAGACTAGCTATGTGACGTcaaaaaatatcataatttaaaaaCATGAAAGACGAAAACTAATATACATTTTAGAAAGAACATTACAATAAAGACACTTAAGACAGTATATAATCCTTCTATGCTAGTTTCGTGATATTGAGCAACAGGATTTTGAATATGAACTTCTCCAGAACATTATCAGTTTATCATACaacaaagaaagaaaaaaaaaatcaatgcCGTGCATAATATAGGATGAATATGGGTAAACAGCTTAAAAACAATGTAAATGCATGCAGATCGACTTCTCTTCCAATATAAATTAAATCAGTACACATGGAAATGTTATGGTAGGACTATGACAGCATGAACTGTAAAATCCACACAAATCAACAAAAAGAAAACTCACGTGTATCGACTTCATCTCCTCCCAAGTGAACAAAtttatatttgaaaattttaCTGAAATCTGAAATTTGAGTAAGATTAAGAATGTTAAGTGCTCTTACCCTTCCATTACCAGGTCAAAGGCAATAGTTTAAACTTTAAATATGAAACATACCAACCTACCTGAGAGAACCCCATCTATTAACTTAAAGGTAAATTCATTGCTGACATCAAGTGGCTCCATACATTTGTCCGATGGCCACAACGAAGGATAACCAAATCCCCTAAAAATAAACAAGTTAGTTGACTTAACAAGTAATTCTATAAATCTTAGTAGAGTAACTTTTCATGCATGGAAATCGGGAGAAACAAAACAACACTGAATACTACTATTTACTTCATGTAATAGTGTACCTAGTTGATTGAAATATTCCACGTTTAAACCAAAATATCACAATAAACGTGGCACTTGGCAGAATGTATAAAGCTCAAATTTCTAAACTACAACAAATAACTCAATTAGCATTGTACTCTCTTTGTTTCACAAATATCACAAATATTATCTTAATAATTGCTGTAAGTTACAAAAATAGCCAATAAGACTACATCTTCAGATATTAACAAAAAAAACCATTGAAAGATAAAAAAGGAACTAATAATAATATGCTTCGGTATTTCAACTATTTCAAAGATATAGTATGCTTCACTGTTTTAACTAATAATCATTAGAAGTCTATGTAACCCAACTACCACTTACTGGCACAGTCTAATGTTCATTTTGTTCTATTTAAACACATTATTATCTAAGTCATATAACTTTATGTGgttttttaatttaatttctatTTCAAAGACTTAATTTCAGGGTTGAGGAAAAATCTATATAATACAAATACAGTCACCAAAATTTGGTGTATAAACAAGTTATATGTCGGCCATTATACAGGTACAATAATGCACTTTACCCTATCGCATTTtaaaaaatttgtttttaattacaAACTTTGGGAAATTCTTTTTCAGGAATGTCAAATCTAATGTGAAATGTGTTAAGACTACCTACCAGGAGCGAGCATGCCCTGGAACATCAAGCTCAGACAATACATTAATCCCTCGTCTTTGAGCATACCTGTACATGTTTACATTAATAATTAGAAATGCGTTGGAGAATCCAATTGCACTCTCAAGTTGCAACGCTGACTTGCCTCACAATCTCAGTGGCGTCCGCCACTGTATATCGTTCTTCAATAGAATAAGCACCATTCCATAATTTTGGGTATGAAGGTATCTCTAAGGGGAATGACTGTGAATCTACAATGTGCCAATGTAACACATTCTGCATAGTTAAAAAAATCAATAATGTTGTGCAATAtgtaaattcttatttttttacTGAAGGTCAATTACAAAAACTTAAACACTGTTGAAGACATGAGAATGTAGTAAGGACAGCACGGGCTATTTCAAAGAACCCTGTATACAATCAAAAAATTATAATCATCTCTGTCTGCTTGAAAGACCTATCTCTTGCATTACTGGTCTTTGCATATCATATGTAAGGTGGAACAACTACTTCTTTTACCACATTGGACGAACAATTTGATAATATTGGGTAAGGTAAGGCGCGCGCACACAGTAAAGGCATTTCCCTCAGTTCCGCTTGGCCATTTTTCATTTCAGGAATGTAATAAAACTTTTACATTAGAGTGCAAATGCTATTCCTGTTGGATATCGACGAATGGATGTTGAGGAAGACTGAGCTATAGCAAAAAAATAGACTGCAAGTAAAGCTGTCATATAACTCAGCTATACACAAATTCAGACTGCAGAACCTATCAATCTTGTGTTATTTTATGTAGAGTAGTGTCAGACGAAGCTAAAGAAAGATCACATTTTATAGGGCACACATAGACAACATAGCAATGTAAAGCGGTCAAGCTATGTACTTCAAAACCAAATGTATCGGATTCATTCTAAACGGGGATTGAGCTGATTCAAGGTTTAATTGCTTTTATGGATATCAGTCAAGATGGACTATGATATGCGTTTTGTCACTGGTGGCATTGTGCCACACAACTTTAATTTGTTATTTTCATTACATGACCTGTTACTGCAGATGGAGGGTTTACTTTGACTACATTATCATAACAGTAACAACAATCAACATAATTATTTTTCTCGCTGCATGTAAGGCTCCATTTGACAATCCATTTTGAAAACATTTTTGCAATGATTATTTTCACAACAATGTGTAACAAGAGAGTTTCGACCTCATTCAAACCAGGACAGGAGACATATATTATGCCTATACAATAATCATTATTAAATGAATAGTTGTTTCCctatatattaaaaaaaaatagtgATGCAATGTAATGTATAAAAATACGTACCAGCTTTGCATAAGCCATAGAATCAATGACCTTTTTTATCACTGGCAACGGCAAATAGTGGCGAGATGTATCTGCAGCAATTCCGTCATACCAACTTATTAGCTTCTCAACTCAACAGAACAACTTCCAAATTAAAGAGAGATTGTAACTCTTAGTTCATATATGAAGCATTACTAATTTAGGGTTTAAGTCCAGGATGTAAGATACATGCTCATTTTTATAAGTAAATTTTAAGCATGAATAATATCAAAGTGTCACAGCTCATTTATCAGAATAATTTTGTGATGGATCACACCAAAAGTTAACGAACTGCACAAGTCAAAACACATTGAAAATGTTTGTAGTGAGGATTATTAGATAAGCGGCTTACCAATTAGCAAGCCTCTATAAGAAAACCTAGGTTCATCAGATATAGTCCAGGGAACCTGACCAACTTCGACCGCTCTCATGCTAAAGTTAAAATGGCACAGTTGGCTAAATGTCTGAAAACATTTTACAATGTACACTTAATCAGCTCAAAAGAATTTGACAAACAGAAGAAAAAAGTAAATGATTTTTGGTAGGAAGAACTCATAACCTGCAACCCGTGCAATGCACCATAAATTGTTTCTGCCTGCATAAAACGTCAAAGCTTATCAATTAATATCACAAAATAGTATACATATCATAATAGCACTTAACAGTTAGGTCTAAAAACATTTCGTCAACAATATTCTTTATCAATACATTTCTTTGCAACATGTCTGATATGACTCTAAAGACTTGATTGTATAATACTAATTCACATCCATGATAGAGAACGATCATTTAGCTACACAACTACTTATAAAAAATGAAAGTCACTTCAGACATGTTAGATTACCAACAAAACAAAATCTATGATATTATTCTTTTGTGAGTAAGTAGCAATACTTGTTTCATTCATGGTCCATTTACATCAAACAGAGGATATCAGCTAATGATATTAGCCCTTCAAATCAGAATATGGGTTGGTAGAAAATAAAGTTGGCCAGTTTTAAGTATTCTAAGTTGTTTTGgcagagatatatattgattgcTGTCACAGAGACCACTACTCTGTAATCTGCATAGACAACTGATTTTACAATAACAGAAAATATATATACAAGTGAAAGTTCAGTGTAGTAGTACAGAATATTGCAAAACACTCCAATCTCCATACTTCACTGAACTAAACCTTAAACATGTCTATCTACACCACATTTTGCTATGGTATAGACTTAAGATCTTCAAACAAAAAAATAGATCAGAACGTTTTATCTAATCCTATggaatatattatattttaatatctaaaatttaaggtttgaatctgTCAACAACATATCCTAAAGATATAAAAaacataaaattatattatttattattttatttgtattaaaacttataatGTTTATTACATTACAATTTTAGTAAAATCATATACTGTCTCACTTGCTTCCTGGCCATAAATTGGAATGGAATGTTTAAGCAATAATGGACATGATAAGTAAGAAACAACATATATGCTCCATACTGAGAAACAATGCATTACTTCCTACTATAAGTAGAATTTGATTCAACCAACCTTTAGAAGAGCAAAACCTGCCTTTCCTGGCACGGGGACGTCTAAGTTGTAAGATTCATCAACACCATATTGTAACTGCATCACAAAGAATTCAATGACAGTGGACATAATACAGTATATATTTAGGAAAAGATGCACAAGCACATAAATACGATTTTTTATGTGGAAAGCACACCATTCCATAATAGTAATACAATACTTAATATAGTTTTCTGGACACGGTGTATATTTAATACAAATAACAACATAGTACCTATGATATTAGGAACAAGCAATAAGAAAAAAAACATAGGTGAAACAGAACGCTATAATCATATACATTGAAACTGACAAAATGATCATTTCATAAAAACATATCACGAGACTGacaatataaaaaatattaacaGTTTATACACCAATGTATGATTGGACAACAGGACAAGTAATATAGAGGAATACCTCATCATTTGGTGAAGCGACAATCACATGAATTCCATGTAAAATTGATGAGGAACTAGATCCAGGATTGTTATAATCTATAACATGGGCTGCTTTGATGATGTCTACTAACCTTGTGAATCCATCCTTCAGAATCCCTGAAGCATCAGCATATTTACTTTGATCTGTCTTTAGCTTAAAGTCCTTGCCAATATAAAGTGTGTTGTGCCCGTAGGACACCGAACTTGGCATGGGCCATATGTTCAAGTTCTTCACATCAGCACATACCACAATTACATGAATGAGTAATCCAAGTAGCAAATTGGTCACTGTAATCTTCCCCATGAAAAATATCTAGCAAAATTTAAAACAAGGAGTTACAAAAGTAATTAAATTACCCAAGTAAGCTCAAGAAACTTGGTCATTCATCAAATCTAGTACTGTCCCATTCCAGTGCAGGTATAGATAAGGTTTTTTAGATCAGATAATGGTTATACTGTGACAGCAATCAGTTTTTAACAGCAGAAGTTAATGTAATTAACAAGGTTGCATAAATATATAATCTTGCCTAAAGATGAACTACATAAATGTACAGATATGTTTTCAACTTTATCCTACTGTGCAATTAATGTTGAGATTTCTCAATCATGCAGAAAATTTAAGGCACTACTTGATCAATGTAGATTTGATTTCTCCAAAGTTATTATTGCGTGCATTTAAGTTGAGACTTTTTTGCTTATCTAGAAAATTTAGGAATAACAGTGTAATTGGGTTATGCCTTTTGAACGGCCTCGGTTTCATCGATAAACAATCGATACGATCTTTATAAGGCTCCAAACTATATTTATGTACCTTAATATTAATCTATCAAAAAAAGATATGCATTTGTATCTTCAACGTGCCTCTCTATCTTTCAATCTATCAAAAATGATGTACATATAacatcttatatcttaaattttaCATTGGAACTTGTAAGAATCGCCATTTATGTGTGTTTATACATTCCACTTCATTATATCTTCATCTTCAATTCCTAATAAACAAAGTTTGTGAAACTACTAAATGCTTGTGTGTatgagagagggagagagagagggagagagagggggagagagagagagagagagagcataAAAAACAACATAATTGAACATGTGATGAGTTCCAGGGTTGATacctgaagatgaagaaactgAAATATGGATAATGGCCTGCAAAATTTGAGAAAAGCAAGAAGACCTTTTTAAGTGAAGTAGGTAAATAAATACAGAAATAGCTACAACCACGACCACCTACAAAAAGTAGAACATTTATGGTGAAGAAAAAGATGGGGGTATATAATTTGTAAATAGTAACAAGGTGATGATAAAGTAAGGTGATATAAACTGTCCAGTTTTGTATGCATTATCATTGTATGGGTTGTTTATGGTTTATGCTTTGTTTGTTTGTTTGTGTATACCAACATGTGTTCATTGTTGTTAGGTGAGATTAAACTGCCAAATTTAACTATTACAAACATGACCATAGATAATCCCGCCATTATTGATCCACCGCAAATACACACTTTCTCTCCTTCACTCAACTGCACGCGCAACTTGTTCTTTTTAAGCCCCTTACATTTCACATTACAAATTCACACATTTATACTTGAGAAATCCCACTTTTTTACTTACCAAAGTGATCAAATAAACACCTTTCAGAATTTTTAATCAATTCCATAATTATTATAGAAAACCCATTGTTATtgaataattttacaaatgtttGATTAACTGTATGTTCCTATTAAACAAAAGCACACATATATGTTTCGTATATTAATATAAGCCGATTTTAATCGAGTACTCCCTCCTGCCACAATATTGGTCTCTTTTGGGAGTTTTTTCTTTCCTATAATATTATGTTTATTTTCAACTTCTACAATGCATATTTATTGCTATTTTTCAAAATTAGTCTTTTTGAAAATTATATAAGAGCAAGTTTAAAAGTGCATTAAATTGTTGTCCTAAACTATAATTTGAGGCATTTTAAATAATTAGGTACTCTAGCAATGTCTTAATAATAATGCCTTAAAATACTTGTACATCCATCATATGCCTCATCTTTAAAACTCCACTAAGCATggcttattttaattttttcaataaaaaataTTTCCCTCCTTTTTTTTACACATATCTTCTCTCTCATCTTCTCCATTCCCTTCCAATATAATTCAACTATTATACTCTTTATATGATAAGACACAACTATAAATAAGTAGGGATAGCAATTTTACTCGACCAGAAAAATATCCGACCTGTTCCGATCCGTTTGGATTTACCCGAAtccgattttttggatttgga
Encoded here:
- the LOC141666882 gene encoding beta-hexosaminidase 3, giving the protein MGKITVTNLLLGLLIHVIVVCADVKNLNIWPMPSSVSYGHNTLYIGKDFKLKTDQSKYADASGILKDGFTRLVDIIKAAHVIDYNNPGSSSSSILHGIHVIVASPNDELQYGVDESYNLDVPVPGKAGFALLKAETIYGALHGLQTFSQLCHFNFSMRAVEVGQVPWTISDEPRFSYRGLLIDTSRHYLPLPVIKKVIDSMAYAKLNVLHWHIVDSQSFPLEIPSYPKLWNGAYSIEERYTVADATEIVRYAQRRGINVLSELDVPGHARSWGFGYPSLWPSDKCMEPLDVSNEFTFKLIDGVLSDFSKIFKYKFVHLGGDEVDTHCWRKTSHVRKWLKKKGMNGTDAYEYFVLRAQKIALSHGYEVVNWEETFNHFGSKLDRKTVVHNWLGGGVAERVVAAGLRCIVSNQDKWYLDHLDTTWQDFYSYEPLTNITSPTKQKLVIGGEVCMWGETIDGSDIEQTIWPRAAAAAERLWSSSHQIAKDAQDAYARLSHFRCLLNQRGVAAAPVVGYGRMAPDGPGSCYMQ